One genomic window of Haliotis asinina isolate JCU_RB_2024 chromosome 4, JCU_Hal_asi_v2, whole genome shotgun sequence includes the following:
- the LOC137282678 gene encoding thialysine N-epsilon-acetyltransferase-like: protein MSLNVVVRAAVEDDGEEVLRLLRELASLSNGQFRMDIDRFRRDGFGENRKFQCLVVDSPTCPKELIGVLVYIWFYSTWVGEVLYIEDIYVADGFRRQGIGSALFLKAIKIAEAKHCPRLQWMGRNLNAPALQFYQKIQAQDIYEERGFKVFRLTTDSMRTAAEILEGSNH from the exons ATGTCGCTCAACGTCGTCGTCCGTGCTGCCGTTGAAGACGACGGCGAGGAGGTTCTACGTTTATTACGG GAACTGGCGAGCCTTTCCAACGGTCAATTTAGAATGGACATAGATA GATTCAGAAGAGATGGCTTTGGCGAAAACAGAAAATTCCAATGTTTAGTCGTTGATTCACCGACAT GTCCAAAAGAGTTGATTGGAGTGCTGGTGTATATCTGGTTTTACAGTACATGGGTTGGAGAAGTGTTATACATAGAGGATATATATGTAGCTGACGGCTTCAGGAGGCAAGGCATCGGGTCTGCACTCTTCTTGAAGGCAATAAAG ATCGCAGAGGCCAAACATTGTCCTCGACTTCAATGGATGGGCAGGAATCTGAACGCCCCTGCGCTTCAGTTTTATCAGAAAATACAGGCACAGGATATATATGAGGAGAGAGGTTTCAAAGTGTTCAGGCTGACTACAGACTCGATGAGAACTGCTGCTGAAATTTTGGAAGGTTCAAATCACTGA